A single genomic interval of Bradyrhizobium japonicum USDA 6 harbors:
- a CDS encoding efflux RND transporter periplasmic adaptor subunit: protein MSTRPKLSVALFGILAIAAVAYGVWYELLGGVKPAAAAAQSAASQAAVKIPVTSFVVKKADFPVRAYGLGVVSPFKTVTVKSRVDGQIIKVFFKQGQMVKEGDPLLEIDQRPFTAALEQAVAKKAQDEANLRNDRLNLERFQKLAKQQFETQQNLDTQQALVDQMTAQVKGDQAAIDNAQTNLGYTSIKAPISGRTGFRLVDPGNIVHAADTTGIVTIAQLQPIAVQFTEPEEQLQAIDKAFDAGEVPVEALTSDGTRTLSQGRLVVMDNSVNQATGTISLKARFDNKDNALWPGLSVTTRMLIDTRKDVIVVPQDGVQHGPSGLFAYVIGDNGKVSARPIKVSQSGDANAVVSEGLHVGDRIVVAGQSRLFDGALVEEADAAASIAPTTNASAEVSQAKSGTTGGTTSGTKTGSAD from the coding sequence TTGTCAACGCGACCGAAGCTCAGCGTTGCGCTGTTTGGAATCCTTGCAATAGCCGCGGTGGCCTATGGCGTATGGTATGAGCTCCTCGGGGGCGTCAAGCCGGCCGCGGCGGCCGCCCAGAGCGCTGCCAGTCAGGCCGCGGTGAAGATTCCCGTCACCTCGTTCGTGGTGAAGAAGGCCGACTTTCCCGTGCGCGCCTACGGACTCGGAGTCGTCTCGCCGTTCAAGACGGTGACGGTCAAGAGCCGCGTCGACGGTCAGATCATCAAGGTGTTCTTCAAGCAGGGGCAGATGGTGAAGGAGGGCGATCCGCTTCTGGAGATCGATCAACGCCCCTTCACCGCGGCTCTCGAGCAGGCGGTGGCGAAGAAGGCCCAGGACGAGGCCAATCTGAGGAACGACCGGTTGAACCTGGAGCGATTTCAGAAGCTCGCGAAGCAGCAATTCGAAACCCAGCAAAATCTCGATACCCAGCAGGCCCTGGTCGATCAGATGACCGCGCAGGTGAAGGGCGACCAGGCCGCCATCGACAATGCGCAGACCAATCTCGGTTACACCTCGATCAAGGCGCCGATCAGCGGACGAACGGGTTTCCGGCTGGTCGACCCCGGCAACATCGTGCATGCCGCGGATACGACGGGGATCGTCACCATCGCCCAGTTGCAGCCGATTGCCGTGCAGTTCACGGAGCCTGAAGAGCAATTGCAGGCCATCGACAAGGCCTTTGACGCCGGCGAGGTGCCCGTCGAGGCGCTGACCTCGGACGGAACCAGGACGCTGTCGCAAGGCAGGCTCGTGGTCATGGACAATTCGGTCAACCAGGCCACCGGGACCATCAGCCTGAAAGCGCGCTTCGACAACAAGGACAACGCGCTGTGGCCCGGCCTGTCGGTCACCACGCGGATGCTGATCGATACGCGCAAGGACGTCATCGTCGTGCCGCAGGATGGCGTGCAGCACGGGCCGTCGGGTCTGTTCGCCTATGTGATCGGCGACAATGGCAAGGTCAGCGCCAGGCCGATCAAGGTCAGCCAGAGCGGCGACGCGAATGCCGTGGTCTCCGAAGGCCTGCACGTCGGAGACAGGATCGTGGTGGCCGGGCAGTCGCGCCTGTTCGATGGTGCGCTGGTCGAGGAAGCGGATGCGGCCGCTTCGATTGCACCGACGACAAATGCCAGCGCCGAGGTCTCTCAGGCCAAGAGCGGAACCACGGGCGGAACCACGAGCGGAACCAAGACCGGATCGGCGGACTGA
- a CDS encoding HGGxSTG domain-containing protein — MRESPRCGARTRNGTACLAPAVHGKTRCRMHGSVARSGAPRGNQNARKHGLFTQDRIAERRAMRALLGETRKLLQQLTR, encoded by the coding sequence ATGCGAGAGAGTCCGCGCTGCGGCGCCAGGACACGCAACGGCACCGCCTGCCTCGCGCCGGCGGTGCATGGCAAGACCCGCTGTCGCATGCATGGCAGCGTCGCGAGATCAGGCGCACCGAGGGGAAATCAGAATGCGCGGAAGCATGGGCTATTCACGCAAGACAGGATCGCGGAACGAAGGGCGATGCGGGCGCTGCTGGGCGAGACGCGGAAGCTGCTGCAACAACTAACCCGATAG
- a CDS encoding efflux RND transporter permease subunit, with translation MAGGISAPFIRLPIATSLLMVGIVFVGIIAYPQLPVAPLPEVDFPTIQVSASLPGADPETMASSVAQPLESQFALIPGVSEMTSQSQTSSTQIVLQFDLSRNIDGAGSDVLAAINAASGQLPKNMPTPPTYRKVNPADSPILTLGATSTTLPMTQVSDETYTKLAQAISHISGVGQVSVGGQQAPSIRVQIDPAKLVAKGLSLEDVRTPLSVITVNNPKGTLNGDTRTYTVYANDQFTKAEAWNDIVIAYRNGSPVRVGDIGHAVSAPLDNTQYGWVDGKPGVFLVIFKQPGANVIDTVDSVMKQLPHLQAGISPAIKVSVLSDRTQTIRAAVKDVQFTLLLTIGLVVMVIFVFLRSVWATIIPSITVPLALLGACALMWIAGYSLDNLSLMALTIAVGFVVDDAIVMLENITRYIEEGETPMAAAFKGASEIGFTIISISISLIAVLIPLLLMSGIIGRLFREFSVTLAMTIAVSALVSLTLTPMMASRFLKSHDEEHHGRLFMLSERMFQALVNGYERGLDLVLRFRFITLMVFFATIALTVYLFVIIPKGFFPQQDTGLITGIVETSQDVSIADMAKHMQEIGAIVLKDPAIDHMAMRMGGSGNTLNDGTMYITLKPRDERTDSADQVIRRLQVQTAKVQGARLYLQSAQDVRVGGRASRTQFQFTLQSTDMDQLNTWAPKLLARMKGMPELRDVASDQQTSGTTLTLSIDRNQAARFGITPDVIDATLYDAFGQREIATYFTQLSTYYVVLEVLPSLQKNPSTLEQIYLRSPTTGGEVPLSAFTKWTTVPVRPLAINHQGQFPAVTISFNLAPNVALGQATQAIEAMEQQMNVPAAITSTFAGTAKAFQESLSSVPLLIVAALIVVYLILGVLYESYIHPLTILSTLPSAGVGALATLLIFHFDFSLIGLIGLVLLIGIVKKNGIMLVDFAIVAERDQGLSPVEAIRRACLLRFRPILMTTMAAVLGGVPLMLGHGTGSELRQPLGYAMVGGLLVSQVLTLFTTPVVYLYLDRVSQWFSPKRHAASDPQEEDVVDDGDLDVFKKLDRKKSRVFAAE, from the coding sequence ATGGCTGGCGGTATCTCGGCTCCCTTCATTCGCCTCCCTATCGCGACGTCGCTGCTGATGGTCGGCATCGTCTTCGTCGGGATCATCGCCTATCCGCAATTGCCGGTGGCGCCGCTGCCGGAAGTGGACTTCCCCACCATCCAGGTCTCGGCCAGCCTTCCCGGCGCGGATCCGGAGACGATGGCGTCATCGGTAGCGCAGCCGCTCGAATCGCAATTTGCGCTCATTCCCGGCGTCTCGGAGATGACGTCGCAGAGCCAGACCAGCTCGACCCAGATCGTCCTGCAGTTCGATCTCTCGCGCAACATCGACGGTGCTGGCTCCGACGTGCTCGCCGCCATCAATGCGGCGAGCGGGCAATTGCCCAAGAACATGCCGACCCCGCCGACCTACCGAAAGGTCAATCCGGCCGACTCGCCCATTCTCACGCTCGGCGCCACCTCGACGACGCTGCCGATGACGCAGGTGTCCGACGAGACCTACACCAAGCTCGCGCAGGCGATCAGCCATATCAGCGGCGTCGGCCAGGTCAGCGTCGGTGGACAGCAGGCACCGTCGATCCGTGTCCAGATCGATCCCGCCAAGCTGGTCGCCAAGGGCCTGTCGCTGGAGGACGTGCGCACCCCGCTGTCGGTGATCACCGTCAACAATCCCAAGGGAACCCTCAACGGCGACACGCGCACCTACACCGTCTATGCCAACGACCAATTCACCAAGGCCGAGGCCTGGAACGACATCGTCATCGCCTATCGGAACGGCAGTCCCGTCCGTGTCGGCGACATCGGCCATGCCGTGAGTGCACCGCTGGACAATACCCAATACGGCTGGGTTGACGGCAAGCCCGGCGTGTTCCTGGTCATCTTCAAGCAGCCGGGCGCCAACGTCATCGACACCGTCGACAGCGTCATGAAGCAGCTGCCGCATCTGCAGGCGGGTATCTCGCCGGCCATCAAGGTCTCGGTGCTGTCGGACCGCACGCAGACGATCCGCGCGGCCGTGAAGGACGTGCAGTTCACGCTGCTGCTGACGATCGGCCTCGTCGTGATGGTGATCTTCGTCTTCCTGCGCAGCGTCTGGGCCACCATCATTCCGTCGATCACGGTGCCGCTTGCCTTGCTGGGCGCCTGCGCGCTGATGTGGATAGCCGGCTACAGCCTCGACAATCTGTCACTGATGGCCCTCACCATCGCGGTCGGCTTCGTGGTCGACGATGCCATCGTGATGCTGGAGAACATCACCCGCTACATCGAGGAGGGCGAGACGCCGATGGCCGCCGCGTTCAAGGGCGCCAGCGAAATCGGCTTCACGATCATCTCGATCTCGATTTCGCTGATCGCGGTCCTGATTCCGCTATTGCTGATGAGCGGCATCATCGGCCGCCTGTTCCGCGAATTTTCGGTGACGCTCGCGATGACGATCGCCGTGTCGGCCCTGGTATCGCTGACATTGACGCCGATGATGGCGTCGCGCTTCCTCAAATCGCACGACGAGGAGCATCACGGCAGGCTCTTTATGCTCAGCGAGCGGATGTTCCAGGCCCTCGTGAACGGTTACGAGCGAGGCCTCGACCTCGTGCTGCGTTTCCGCTTCATCACCTTGATGGTGTTCTTCGCGACGATCGCGCTGACGGTCTATCTCTTCGTGATCATCCCCAAGGGGTTCTTTCCGCAGCAGGATACCGGGTTGATCACCGGAATCGTCGAAACGTCGCAGGACGTGTCGATCGCCGATATGGCGAAGCACATGCAGGAGATCGGCGCGATCGTGCTGAAGGATCCGGCGATCGACCACATGGCGATGCGGATGGGCGGCAGCGGCAATACGCTCAACGACGGCACGATGTACATTACGTTGAAGCCGCGGGATGAACGCACCGACTCGGCCGACCAGGTCATCCGTCGTCTGCAGGTCCAGACGGCGAAGGTCCAGGGTGCGCGGCTCTATCTCCAGTCGGCGCAGGACGTACGTGTCGGCGGCCGGGCGTCCCGTACGCAATTTCAGTTCACCCTGCAGTCGACCGACATGGACCAGCTCAACACATGGGCACCGAAGCTGCTGGCCAGAATGAAAGGGATGCCCGAACTGCGCGATGTCGCGTCCGACCAGCAGACGTCGGGCACCACGCTGACGCTGTCGATCGACCGCAATCAGGCCGCGCGTTTCGGGATCACGCCCGACGTGATCGACGCGACCTTGTATGACGCATTCGGGCAGCGCGAAATCGCGACTTACTTCACCCAATTGTCGACCTACTATGTCGTCCTCGAGGTGCTGCCCTCGCTGCAGAAGAATCCGTCCACGCTGGAGCAGATCTACCTGCGTTCCCCGACGACGGGGGGAGAGGTGCCGCTGTCGGCGTTCACCAAGTGGACCACGGTGCCGGTGCGTCCGCTGGCCATCAACCATCAGGGCCAGTTTCCCGCGGTGACGATCTCCTTCAACCTCGCGCCCAACGTCGCACTCGGCCAGGCGACCCAGGCGATCGAGGCGATGGAACAGCAGATGAACGTGCCGGCCGCGATCACCTCGACTTTCGCAGGCACGGCGAAGGCGTTCCAGGAGTCGCTGTCCTCGGTGCCCCTGCTGATCGTGGCGGCGCTGATCGTGGTCTATCTCATTCTCGGCGTGCTCTACGAGAGCTACATTCACCCGTTGACGATCCTGTCGACCCTGCCATCGGCCGGTGTCGGCGCGCTGGCGACGCTGCTGATCTTCCATTTCGACTTCAGCCTGATCGGTCTCATCGGCCTCGTTCTGCTGATCGGCATCGTCAAGAAGAACGGCATCATGCTGGTCGACTTCGCGATCGTGGCGGAGCGGGATCAGGGCCTGTCGCCGGTCGAGGCCATTCGCCGGGCCTGCCTGCTGCGCTTCCGCCCGATCCTGATGACCACGATGGCGGCGGTGCTCGGCGGCGTGCCGCTGATGCTCGGCCACGGCACCGGGTCGGAACTGCGTCAGCCGCTGGGCTACGCCATGGTCGGCGGTCTCTTGGTCAGCCAGGTCCTGACGCTCTTCACCACGCCGGTTGTCTATCTTTATTTGGACCGTGTCTCGCAATGGTTCAGTCCGAAACGACACGCAGCAAGCGATCCTCAGGAAGAGGACGTTGTCGACGACGGCGATCTGGACGTCTTCAAAAAGCTGGACCGGAAGAAATCAAGGGTCTTCGCGGCGGAGTGA
- a CDS encoding outer membrane protein, which translates to MTTKTLFSAIALAVSTLTSAMAADVTMPYKAAPAAAAFSWTGCYVGGNVGGGRGVNEQQPIVGQDFTANHNSGWLAGVQGGCDYQVGSLVVGVEGQFDWADMKDTSTTLIPGGAIGFLLTTQLDRVATATGRIGYAFDRVLFYAKGGAAFAHFNHQMTQTDFAALSVDFKGSRDVTGFVVGAGLEYALLPNLSLKAEYNYFDFGTNGYTLNCSGNPGCAGIPFFPASVRQNMQTVMLGVNWRFNTAGAPLVARY; encoded by the coding sequence ATGACCACCAAGACCCTTTTCAGCGCCATTGCGCTGGCCGTTTCGACGTTGACCTCGGCCATGGCGGCGGACGTGACGATGCCGTACAAGGCGGCGCCCGCGGCCGCGGCCTTCTCCTGGACCGGTTGCTATGTCGGCGGCAATGTCGGCGGCGGCCGCGGGGTCAACGAGCAGCAGCCCATCGTCGGGCAAGACTTCACCGCCAATCACAACAGCGGCTGGCTCGCCGGCGTGCAAGGGGGCTGCGACTATCAGGTCGGCTCGCTCGTGGTCGGCGTCGAAGGCCAGTTCGATTGGGCCGACATGAAGGACACCAGCACGACACTGATTCCGGGCGGCGCCATCGGCTTCCTGCTGACGACCCAGCTCGATCGCGTCGCCACCGCGACGGGCCGCATCGGCTACGCCTTCGATCGCGTGCTGTTTTACGCCAAGGGCGGCGCCGCCTTCGCCCACTTCAACCATCAGATGACGCAGACCGATTTCGCCGCCCTCTCGGTTGATTTCAAGGGTTCGCGCGACGTGACGGGATTCGTCGTCGGTGCCGGCCTCGAATATGCGCTGCTGCCAAATCTGTCGCTGAAGGCCGAGTACAATTATTTCGACTTTGGCACGAACGGCTACACCCTGAACTGCTCCGGTAATCCCGGATGTGCCGGCATTCCCTTCTTCCCGGCCAGCGTCCGGCAGAACATGCAGACCGTCATGCTCGGCGTGAACTGGCGATTCAACACGGCTGGCGCGCCGCTCGTCGCCCGATACTGA
- a CDS encoding Bug family tripartite tricarboxylate transporter substrate binding protein has protein sequence MQRTLRLLAIVAGLCVTTEALAQKYPARPVKIMVGFSAGGPVDVVARIVGDRLSNKLGQPFVVENRAGANGMIAAEGVARADADGYTILACNSSTITLNKTLFKDARYDPQGDFAPLTTVISAPLVLVVNPENPRTANINTVADFVAAAKAAPGALAYGSGGNGNLAHLAMELLSQKAGIKLIHVPYRGGAASEVGILAQEVLAVFDPLSAVPLVKAGKLRALAVSSAERLPALPDVPTVAEAGYPGFDISFWVGFFMPKAVPAPIRETLHREIVAAARDPAVQERLESQGVVSVLSPADYAAKIAKETTELAEVVAAANIKAE, from the coding sequence ATGCAACGAACGCTTCGCCTGCTGGCGATTGTCGCCGGATTGTGCGTGACGACCGAGGCCCTCGCGCAAAAATATCCGGCGCGTCCGGTCAAGATCATGGTCGGCTTCAGCGCGGGCGGTCCGGTCGATGTGGTCGCGCGCATCGTCGGCGACCGGCTGAGCAACAAGCTCGGCCAGCCCTTCGTGGTCGAGAACCGTGCCGGCGCCAACGGCATGATTGCAGCCGAGGGCGTGGCGCGCGCGGACGCGGACGGCTACACCATCCTCGCCTGCAACTCGTCCACGATCACGCTCAACAAGACGCTGTTCAAGGATGCCCGCTACGATCCGCAAGGAGACTTTGCGCCGCTCACCACCGTCATCTCGGCGCCGCTGGTTCTCGTGGTCAATCCCGAAAATCCCAGGACGGCCAACATCAACACCGTCGCCGATTTCGTCGCCGCGGCGAAGGCCGCGCCCGGCGCGCTCGCCTACGGCTCGGGCGGCAACGGCAACCTTGCCCATCTCGCCATGGAACTGCTCAGCCAGAAGGCCGGCATCAAGCTGATCCACGTGCCCTATCGCGGCGGCGCGGCATCCGAGGTCGGCATCCTCGCGCAGGAAGTCCTGGCGGTGTTCGATCCCTTGTCCGCCGTGCCATTGGTGAAGGCCGGCAAGCTGCGCGCGCTCGCGGTGTCATCGGCCGAGCGGCTGCCGGCGCTGCCTGACGTGCCGACCGTCGCGGAAGCCGGCTATCCCGGCTTTGATATCTCGTTCTGGGTCGGCTTCTTCATGCCGAAGGCCGTGCCCGCGCCGATCCGCGAGACGCTCCATCGCGAGATCGTCGCCGCCGCCAGGGATCCGGCGGTGCAGGAGCGGCTGGAGTCGCAAGGCGTCGTCAGCGTGCTGAGCCCTGCCGACTATGCCGCGAAGATCGCAAAGGAGACCACGGAGCTCGCCGAGGTCGTCGCGGCCGCGAACATCAAGGCGGAGTAG
- a CDS encoding mandelate racemase/muconate lactonizing enzyme family protein, with product MPRITNIESALYRIPLPVTLSDSTHGEIAAFELITCRIRDADGAEGVGYTYTVGRNGGATADILKREIPPLVEGREADDTEAIWHHVWWGLHYGGRGGPAVLALSALDIALWDLKARRAKLPLFRLLGGFDAQVPCYAGGIDLDLSVEALLAQTDGNLAKGFRAIKMKVGRPDLKSDVARVAAMRQHLGDGFPLMADANMKWTVEEAIRAARAFVPYDLTWLEEPVIPDDVAGHARIMQAGGVPIAAGENLRSLWEFKNYIVAGAVSYPEPDVTNCGGVSAFMKIARLAEAFNLPVTSHGAHDITVHLLAACPNRSYLEAHGFGLDKYIEHPLVLADGKAVAPDRPGHGISFDWNGLAKLSP from the coding sequence ATGCCGCGCATCACGAATATCGAATCCGCCCTTTACCGGATCCCCCTCCCCGTCACGCTGTCGGACTCCACGCATGGCGAGATCGCGGCGTTCGAGCTGATCACCTGCCGCATCCGCGATGCCGACGGCGCCGAAGGCGTCGGCTACACCTACACGGTCGGACGCAATGGCGGGGCGACTGCGGACATCCTCAAACGCGAGATCCCGCCGCTGGTCGAGGGACGCGAGGCCGACGACACCGAGGCGATCTGGCATCACGTCTGGTGGGGCCTGCATTATGGCGGCCGCGGCGGACCGGCTGTGCTGGCGCTGTCCGCGCTCGACATCGCGTTGTGGGACCTGAAGGCGCGGCGCGCGAAATTGCCGCTGTTCCGCCTGCTCGGCGGCTTCGATGCGCAGGTGCCCTGCTATGCCGGCGGCATCGACCTCGATCTCTCCGTCGAGGCGCTGCTCGCGCAGACCGACGGCAATCTCGCCAAGGGCTTTCGCGCCATCAAGATGAAGGTCGGCCGGCCCGATCTCAAATCCGACGTCGCGCGCGTCGCGGCGATGCGGCAACATCTCGGCGACGGCTTTCCGCTGATGGCGGACGCCAACATGAAATGGACGGTGGAGGAGGCGATCCGCGCCGCCCGCGCCTTCGTCCCCTACGACCTCACCTGGCTCGAGGAGCCTGTGATCCCCGACGACGTCGCGGGCCATGCCCGCATCATGCAGGCCGGCGGCGTGCCGATCGCGGCCGGCGAGAATTTGCGCTCGCTGTGGGAGTTCAAGAACTACATCGTCGCCGGCGCGGTGTCCTATCCCGAGCCTGACGTCACCAATTGCGGCGGCGTGAGCGCGTTCATGAAGATCGCGCGGCTGGCGGAGGCGTTCAATCTCCCGGTCACCAGCCACGGCGCGCACGACATCACGGTGCATTTGCTCGCGGCCTGCCCGAACCGCTCGTACCTGGAAGCGCATGGTTTCGGGCTGGACAAGTATATCGAGCACCCGCTGGTGCTCGCGGACGGCAAGGCCGTGGCACCGGACCGGCCGGGCCATGGCATCAGCTTCGACTGGAACGGGCTGGCGAAGCTCTCACCGTAG
- a CDS encoding MFS transporter, with protein sequence MSAVATDNAGDGTRALIFALLALACGHMLSTLLRTIPAVSLDLMAADFHIEPQALASLTSVYPFAFAAAQIPVGAAMDRFGVRPVSLSLLMGTVIGAIASGFATGPESFAVGQVMLGIATSGMLMCPMTLAAKQLSAARFGLWSGAILSIGNIGMLLSSSPLAFVVDHYGWRAGFWISALGGVVVALAVFLLVPRQPAEHKDESSPLSQMIEVLRLGFSRPLRGLIALALVSLATSLVLRGLWGGPWLMEIKGLTRVEAGNQLGAFTLAMIAGPLCIGMIDRGLSRRRELVAGTHLVGALLLALMALGAPHYAVSILFGVPVMPPQYDLVLFVLIGLATSAQPLLFGMSRQLVDAQTAGKALAAINLAFFLGAALMQSMTGAVAAFAGLPAVLLFMAAALLLGALIFLAYTRAA encoded by the coding sequence ATGAGTGCGGTTGCCACTGATAACGCGGGAGATGGCACCCGCGCGCTGATCTTTGCGCTGCTTGCGCTCGCCTGCGGGCACATGCTCTCGACCCTGCTGCGCACGATTCCCGCCGTCAGCCTCGACCTGATGGCGGCGGATTTCCACATCGAGCCGCAGGCGCTGGCGAGCCTCACTTCGGTCTATCCCTTTGCCTTTGCCGCCGCACAGATCCCGGTCGGCGCGGCGATGGATCGCTTTGGCGTCCGGCCGGTGTCGCTGAGCCTGCTTATGGGAACCGTGATCGGCGCCATCGCGTCGGGATTCGCGACGGGGCCGGAAAGTTTCGCGGTCGGGCAGGTGATGCTGGGCATCGCGACATCGGGCATGCTGATGTGCCCGATGACGCTGGCGGCCAAGCAATTGTCGGCGGCGCGGTTCGGGCTGTGGTCCGGCGCGATCCTCTCGATCGGCAATATCGGCATGCTGCTGTCGTCGAGCCCGCTCGCCTTCGTGGTCGATCATTACGGCTGGCGCGCCGGATTCTGGATCTCCGCGCTCGGCGGCGTCGTCGTCGCGCTCGCCGTGTTCTTGCTGGTGCCGAGGCAGCCGGCCGAGCACAAGGACGAATCCTCGCCGCTGTCGCAGATGATCGAGGTGCTCAGGCTCGGATTCTCGCGCCCCCTGCGTGGCCTGATCGCGCTGGCGCTGGTGTCGCTCGCGACCTCGCTGGTGCTGCGCGGCCTGTGGGGCGGACCTTGGCTGATGGAGATCAAGGGACTGACGCGGGTCGAGGCCGGCAACCAGCTCGGCGCATTCACGCTGGCGATGATCGCAGGTCCCCTGTGCATCGGCATGATCGACCGCGGGCTCAGTCGCCGCCGCGAGCTGGTGGCGGGCACGCATTTGGTCGGGGCGCTGCTGCTGGCGCTGATGGCGCTGGGGGCGCCGCATTATGCGGTCTCGATCCTGTTCGGCGTGCCCGTGATGCCGCCGCAATACGACCTCGTGCTGTTCGTGCTCATCGGCCTTGCGACCTCCGCCCAGCCGCTGCTGTTCGGCATGTCGCGGCAGCTGGTCGATGCGCAAACGGCGGGCAAGGCGCTCGCGGCGATCAACCTCGCCTTCTTCCTCGGCGCGGCGCTGATGCAGTCGATGACAGGCGCGGTGGCGGCGTTCGCGGGGCTGCCGGCGGTGCTGCTGTTCATGGCGGCGGCGCTACTTCTGGGTGCGCTGATCTTCCTGGCCTATACGCGCGCTGCGTGA
- a CDS encoding M20/M25/M40 family metallo-hydrolase, translating to MPVDTKAATDRLMRFLAVEGVTGQEAAIGRELTAALKESGVPAKAIRLDDANTRIPVPTETGNLIVDLPGRGALHNQPRIMFMTHMDTVPLCAGAKPKKSGRKIVNEAKTALGGDNRCGCGVLVTLAAELAKQKLDHPPITLLFCVREESGLYGARHVKLDELGSPAMAFNYDGGSASNVIIGAVGADRWNVEIFGRASHAGVAPERGISSTMIMALALADVKAGGWFGKVVKGKSQGTSNVGPVTGGEGRPAGDATNVVTDYVHVRGESRSHDGKFFKEITKAYKAAFEKAAKKVTNAQGKSGKVKFKAETDYFPFRMKDNLPVVRRAVEAVSAVGGTPNVRTANGGLDANWMVRHGVPTVTFGAGQNEAHTIDEWINLDEYDRACALAVQLATMR from the coding sequence ATGCCTGTCGATACCAAAGCCGCCACCGATCGCCTCATGCGCTTCCTCGCCGTCGAGGGGGTCACCGGACAGGAGGCGGCGATCGGGCGGGAGCTCACGGCCGCTCTGAAGGAGAGCGGCGTGCCGGCCAAGGCTATCAGGCTCGACGACGCCAACACCCGCATTCCCGTGCCGACCGAGACCGGCAACCTGATCGTCGACCTGCCCGGGCGCGGCGCGCTGCACAACCAGCCGCGCATCATGTTCATGACCCACATGGACACCGTGCCGCTGTGTGCCGGCGCCAAGCCGAAGAAATCCGGCCGCAAGATCGTCAACGAGGCCAAGACCGCGCTCGGCGGCGACAACCGCTGCGGCTGCGGCGTGCTGGTGACGCTGGCCGCCGAGCTCGCCAAGCAGAAGCTGGATCACCCCCCGATCACGCTGCTGTTCTGCGTGCGCGAGGAGAGCGGGCTCTACGGCGCCCGCCACGTCAAGCTGGACGAACTCGGCTCGCCGGCGATGGCCTTCAACTATGACGGCGGCTCGGCCTCCAACGTCATCATCGGCGCCGTCGGCGCGGACCGCTGGAATGTCGAGATCTTCGGCCGCGCCTCGCATGCCGGCGTCGCACCGGAGCGCGGCATCTCCTCGACCATGATCATGGCGCTCGCGCTCGCGGACGTGAAGGCCGGCGGCTGGTTCGGCAAGGTGGTGAAGGGCAAGAGCCAAGGCACCAGCAATGTCGGCCCCGTCACCGGCGGCGAAGGCCGCCCCGCGGGCGATGCCACCAACGTCGTCACCGACTACGTCCATGTGCGCGGCGAGAGCCGCAGCCACGACGGCAAGTTCTTCAAGGAGATCACCAAGGCCTACAAGGCCGCGTTCGAGAAGGCCGCCAAGAAGGTGACGAACGCGCAGGGCAAATCCGGCAAGGTCAAGTTCAAGGCCGAGACCGACTATTTTCCGTTCCGCATGAAGGACAACCTTCCGGTCGTCAGACGCGCGGTCGAGGCGGTGTCCGCGGTCGGCGGCACCCCGAACGTCCGCACCGCCAATGGCGGCCTCGATGCCAACTGGATGGTCCGCCACGGCGTTCCCACCGTGACCTTCGGTGCCGGCCAGAACGAGGCGCACACGATCGACGAGTGGATCAACCTCGACGAATACGACCGCGCCTGCGCGCTGGCCGTGCAGCTCGCGACGATGCGGTGA